The segment CTACCTGGACGACGGCACCGGCAAGAAGGTCTGGCAGACCGTCAGCGCCCGCAAGGGCGGCAGCTACGACGTCTCGGCCTGGATCGCCACCGGCTGGACCGGCGGCAGGTTCACCGTCCGGGTCAACGGCGCCGTCGCGGGCGGCGTCGACCTGCCCTACCGGGCCGCGTACGCCCGCTACACCGTCCCGCGGATCGCGGCGAAGGCCGGCGACCGGATCGAGATCGCCTTCGAGTCGGGCGACGGCTGGATCAACGCGGACGACGTCTCGCTGGCGCTGTCCGGCCCGGCCGTCACCGACCCCGGCTTCGAACAGGGCGGCGGCGGCTGGCAGTTCACCGACGGCACCGGCGTCGCGACCAACAACCCGCACAGCGGGAGCAAGCTGGTCTACCTGGACGACGGCGCCGGCCCGAAGGTCTCGCAGACCCTCACCGCGAACGGCCCCGGCACCTACTCCTTCTCCGCCTGGATCGCCACCGGCGGCCCCGGCGGCACCTTCACCGTCCGGGTCAACGGCACCGCGGCGGGCACCGTCGCACTGCCCGCCGCACCGAAGTACGCCCGCTACACCGTCCCCCGGGTCGCGCTGAAGGCCGGCGACCGGGTCGAGATCGCCTTCGCCTCGGCGGCCGGCGCCGGCTGGGTCAACGTCGACGACGTGATGGTCTCCCCGCTGCCCGCCACTCGGCCCAAGGTCGCCTCCTCCGACCCGAAGATCGCCGAACTCTTCGCCTGGGCCGCCGACAAGGCCGGCAGCTGGGCCCAACTGCCCGGCGCCACCGGCCCGGTCAACGCCGACGAGCGGCAGACCGGCGGCACCGGCTCCACCACCTACGAGGCGTCGTACTGGGCGGGCTACGCGCACCGCTCCGCCTTCTACGGCCGCGACACCGCCCACCAGGTGGACGGCGCCGCCGTGCTCGGCCTGGACGCGGAGAACCGCGACATGCTCGGCGCGTTCGCCGCCACCGCCACCGAGGAGCACGCGTACTACCCGGTGTGGGCGCTGAACTTCGACGACCGCACCAACCTGTCGATCGACTACCGCAGCCCGAGCGTCTTCGTCCGCGAGGTGCCCTCGACCTTCGAGCTGGTCGAGAAGGCCGACAAGGCGTACCGCTGGAGCGGCGACGCCTCCTACGTGAACGACCCCGCGCTGTGGGCCTACTACCAGCACGCCACGAACGAGTTCATCGCGCTGCACGACTCCGCCAAGCCCAACGGCGTCGCCGAGGGCACCGGCAAGGGCATCTTCTCCGGCGCGGCCAGCTACGACGAGAGCGGCGACGACCGCTTCGCCGAGGCCGGCGACTCGATCGGCTCCCAGTACCAGGCCCTGCTGGCCGTCGCCGACCTGGCCGCGGGGCGCGGCGACAGCGCGCTGGCCGCGCGGTACCGGCAGCGCGCCGCCGACCTGAAGACCTACTTCAACACCACCTGGAGCGGCACCGGGACCGGCGCCGACATGGTCCGCGGCTACAGCACCAGCGGCACCCCGATCACCGGCTGGGGCCGGGAGAACAGCTGGTTCATGCCGCTGAAGAAGATCGTCGACGCCGGGCCGCGCAACGACGCCTACCTCGACTACATCGACGAGCAGTCGCAGGGCGACGAGCGCCCCAGCAACATCGAGGCGTACACCTACCTGCCGGACACCTTCTTCGCCTACAACCGCAACGACACCGCGTGGAAGTGGATGCAGTACGTCTACGACCGCCGCGACGAGCGCCACATCGTCACCAAGCAGGGCCCCAACGGCGACTACCCGGAGGTCTCCTTCACCCTGCTCAGCCAGACCGTCCAGGGCCTGCTCGGCGTCGACCCGGACGCCCCCGCGCACACCCTGGCCACCGCCTCCCACCTGCCGACCGGCACCGACTGGCTGGGCATCGACGACCTCGCCGTCGGCCGCAACACCTTCGCGCTGCGCCACGACGGCGCCACCGCCTCCACCCTGACCAACAAGACCGGCGCCGACACCTACACCTGGGAGGCCCGGATCCCCGGCACCCACGCCACCCTGACCGTCGACGGCACCCCGCGGCCCGCCGCCACCAAGACCGTCGACGGCACCGTCTACTCCTACGTCACCGTCCCGGTCGCCCCGGGCGCCACCGCCACCGTCCGCGCCTCCTGACCCCGCCCCCTCCCCGCACGCGCCGCAGCGCCCCGGCCGCCGCCGGGGCGCTGCGGCGTCCTCACGCCGGGGCCGCCGTCACATCCCGGTGCCGTAGTAACCGCCCACCCCGCGCCGGTAGTCGGCGTCCAGGGCGTGCGACTCGCGGTGGTACTCAGGGGAGTTCTTGATCTCCTCCTTGGCCCGGTCGACCCAGACCGTCTTCTCGCTCTCGTCGATCAGCCGGATCACCCCCGCCGGCAGCAGCACCTCCCGCCCGAAGATCCACGGGCCGGTGTCGACCACGATGTAGCCGTCCTCGGCCTCGTACGAGTGCTTGTCCACCTTGCCGATGTGCCCGTCCGTCGCCTCGACCCGGTACCCGGTCAGGTCGACGCCCGGCTGGTAGCCCTCGGCCTTCTCGTAGCCCCACATGCCGTCGCTCACAACTTCCTCCTTGTCGAGGGGAGTTCATCGATCTGCGAACCGGCTGCCCGGTTCCGGCGCGGACATGCGCGGCTATTCGTGCTTTTTCGGGCGGGGTCTTTCTCGGGCTGGGCCTTCTCGGGCGGAGCCTTTTCCGGGCGGGGCTCAGCGGGCCGGTTCTCCCGGGGGTTCGAGGCGGGCCAGCCAGCCGGTGAGCAGGGCCTCCAGTTGGGCGGCCTCGGCGGGGGTGAGGGGGGCGAGCAGGTCGTGCTCGTTGCGGATGTGGTCGGTGAAGGCGCGGTCGAACAGGTCGCGGCCGGCCTCGGTGAGGGCGACCACCCGGCCGCGCCGGTCGTCGGCGGCGGGGCGGCGGGCGACCAGGCCGGCCCGCTCCAGGCGGTCGATCCGCTTGCTGACGGCGCCGGTGGTGACCATGGTGTGGGCGGCGAGTTCGCCGGGGGCCCGCTCGTACGGGGCGCCGGCCCGGCGCAGGGCGGCCAGCACGTCGAACTCGCCCTCGCCCAGGTCGTAGCGGGCGTAGACGGCGGTCAGCTGGTGGGTGAGCAGGGTGGCGACCCGGTGCAGGCGGCCGATCACGCCCTGCGGGGCGACGTCGAGGTCGGGGCGTTCGCGGCGCCAGGCGGCCTGGATCCGGGCGACGTGGTCGAGGGGCTGCTCCATGGTCCCAGCATAACCGGGATGTCTTCCTCGGAAGCTATATTGTCTTCCATGGAAGCGATACTCCGGTGGGGCGCGCTCACCGCCCTCGCGCCCGTCGCCTGGGGCGCCAACTACTACGTCACCCACCACTACCTCCCCGCCGACGCCCCGCTCTGGGGCGCCGCGCTGCGCGCCCTCCCCGCCGGGCTCCTGCTGCTGGCCGCCGCCCGCCGCCGCCCGCGCGGCGCCTGGTGGTGGCGCTCGACCGTGCTCGGCGCGCTGAACACCGCCGCGTTCTTCGTCCTGGTCTACCTCGCCTCGCAGCGGCTCCCGGCCGGCACCGCCGCCACCGTGATGGCCCTCTCCCCGCTCGCCCTGATGCTCTCCGCCTGGCCGCTGACCGGCGAACGCCCCCGCCCCGCCCAGCTCGCCGCCGGCGCCGTCGGCGTCACCGGCGCGGCCCTGCTGCTCGCCGCCCCCACCGGCCCGCCCTCCCCCGCCGGCCTGCTCGCCGCCCTCGGCGCCCTGCTGGTCTCCGCCGTCGGCCACGCCCTCACCAAGCGCTGGACTCCCCCGGACGGCGGCCCCGGCGTCCTGGCCCCCACCGCCTGGCAGCTGACCATCGGCGGCCTGCTCCTGCTGCCCGTCGCCGTCCTCGCCGAGGGCCCGCCGCCCGCCCTGACCGGCGCCGCGCTGCCCGCCTTCGCCTACACCTCGCTGATCGCCACCGCCCTCGCCTTCCTCGCCTGGTTCGCCGGCCTGCGCCGCCTCCCCGCCGCCACCGTCGGCCTGATCGGCCTCCTCAACCCCGCCACCGGGGCCCTCCTCGGCACCACCCTCGACCACGAGCCGCTGGGCCCGGCCCAGTTCACCGGCATGGCCCTGATCGCGGCCGGCCTCCTGCTCGGCCGCCCGCGCGCCGCCCCTGGAGTCTCCACAACGGCCGGAACGGCCGGAACGGCAGCCGGAGCAACGGAAGGAGCCCGCGATGGGAACCGGCTTCCAGGTCAGCGCCGACCGGGAGCGCGCTGAGCCGTGGGCCTTCGGCCGCTCGGTCCCGGCCTCGGCCTCGGCCTCGGGGCGTTCGTCCGGGAGTTCGGCGCGTGAGGCGCCCCGGCGGGTGAGGCCCCGGCGGGCGGCGGGTTCAGTGCGTGTCGACCAGCCGGGCCGGGACGGCGAGGACCGCGAGGCGGCCTGCGGCGGCGGCGGGGCGGAAGTCGAAGGGGCTGGTGAAGGGGCCGGTGACGAGGATCAGGGTGCGGTGGGCGCGCAGGGCGCGGGCCCATTCGCGGGCGGCGGCGAGCGGGCCGTCGTACCAGGGGGTGCCGTCGGGGCGGGTGACGACCAGGCGGGTGCCGTCGTAGGCGGCGGCCCAGTCCTCGCGGAGCGCGGGGAGGGTGTCGGGTCCGGTCCAGCCCTCGCCGGCGGGGGCGGGGCGGTGCGGGGCGGCAGGGGCGACCAGGGCGGGGCGGTGGTCGGCGAGCAGGTCGGGCCAGGGCGGTCGGGCCCGGTCACCGCCGTCGGTCCGTTCCATTCCGTCCGCCCCCTGTGATCACCGGTGGTTCCGGGGGCCTTTCGGAGCGCGGGCCGTTCCGGATCGGCCGCGGCCCGCCCGTGCGCGTTCCGGGCCGCCCGGACGGGTCTCGGGGCGCGGGCCGCCGCGGAGGGGCCGCGGCACGGCCGTGCGCGTTCCGGCCTGCCCGGACGGGTCGTCAACTCGCGTTCATGACAGGCGGATGACAGTTCCGTGGCGCCGTCCGCCGGACCCCTACCCGGGGGTCACTTCGCGGACTAACGTGCGGCCGGACTTCCGATACCCCCTGTCAGGAAGAGGCCCAGGTGCCCGCTGCCCCCGTCCCCCGCCGACTGCGCTCGGCGACCCTCGCCGTGCTCGCCTCCGCCGCGCTGCTGCTCGGCGCGCTCACCGCCCAGCCCGCCGCCGGCGCCGCCGCCGGGCCCGTCCCGGCCGCCGGGGATCCGTGCCTGGGGCAGTGCCAGGACATCCTGACGGCGGGCGAGAACGGCCACGCCACGCTGGCCGGGATCCTGCTGCACCAGAGCGTCGGGACCCGCCCGGCGCACTCCGCGGACCAGGTCGACGCGTACGACGCGCTGCTGCACGACTACAGCGGCCTGACGCCGGACCAGCTGTCGGCGTACTTCGACGACGCCTCGTTCGGGGTGCCCGCCGGGCAGGTGGAGAGCACCGCCACGCCGCGTCCGGGCGTGACCATCACCCGGGACAAGGCGACCGGCACGCCGCACGTCAAGGGCGTCACCCGGTCCGACACCGAGTTCGGCGCCGGGTACGCGGCCGGGCAGGACCGGCTCTGGCTGATCGACGTGCTGCGGCACGTCGGCCGCGGGCAGCTGTCCTCGTTCGCGGGCGGCGCGGCGGGCAACCGGGCGCTGGAGCAGAGCCTGTGGGCGGTCGCCCCGTACACCGAGGCCGACCTGCAGCAGCAGCTCGACCGGGTGCGGGCGTCCGGCCCGCGCGGGGCGCAGGCGTGGCAGGACGTGCAGGACTACGTGGCGGGCCTGAACGCGTTCGCGGCGGCCGACGTCGCGGCCAACAACTACCCGGGCGAGTACGTGCTGACCGGGCACGGTTCGACCATCGCCCCGTTCACGGCGACCGACGTGGCGGCGATCTCCTCGGTGATCGGGGCGATCTTCGGCGGCGGTGGCGGCGGCGAGGTCGGCAACGCGCTGGCCCGGATCGCGCTGCGCCAGCAGTACGGCGCCGAGGCGGGCGACCGGGCGTACGCGGCCTGGCGCGCCGGGGACGACCCGGAGGCGACGGCCACCGTGCACGACGGCACCTCCTTCCCGTACGCGGCCTCGCCCGCGAACCCGGTGGGCACCGCGCTGCCGGACCCGGGCTCGGTCGCCGCCGTCCCGCACACCGCCAACGGCACCGGCACCGGCGCGGCGGTCGCGAGCACCGCCCAGTCCGCCGAAGGCGTGCTGCCCGCCGACCTGATCACCGCGAAGAAGGGCATGTCGAACGCCCTGCTGGTGTCCGGCGCGCACACCGCCTCCGGGCACCCGATCGCCGTGTACGGCCCGCAGACCGGCTACTACGCGCCGCAGATCCTGATGGTGCAGGAGCTGGACGGCCCGGGCCTGCGCAGCCGGGGCGCGTCCTTCCCCGGGCTGAGCTTCTACGTGGAGATCGGCCGCGGCCTGGACTACTCGTGGAGCGCGACCTCCGCCAACCAGGACATCACCGACACCTTCGCGGTCGACCTGTGCGAGCCCGGCGGCGGCACCCCGAGCACCTCCTCGACCGGCTACCTGCTGGACGGCGCCTGCACCCCGTTCGAGCGGCTGACCCAGCACAACGCCTGGCAGCCGAGCACCGCCGACTCGACCGCGGCGGGCTCGTACGACCTGGTGGCGCTGCGCTCGGCGTACGGCCTGGTCACCCACACCGGGACGGTCGGCGGGCGGCCGGTGGCGTACACCGCGCTGCGCTCGACCTACCGGCACGAGGTGGACTCGGTGATCGGCTTCCAGCAGTTCAACGACCCGGCGGCGATCACCTCGGCGGCGGCCTTCCAGCGCGCCGCGCAGGACATCGGCTACACCTTCAACTGGTTCTACGCGGACGCCGACCACACCGCGTACTACAACTCCGGCACCGAGCCGCTGCGCGCCCCCGGCACCGACCCCGACCTGCCGATCCTGGCCCGGTCCGGCTACACCTGGCAGGGCTGGGACCGGGCCGCGAACACCTCGGCGGTCGAACCGCCGGCCCGGCACGCGCAGTCCACCGACCAGGACTACTACGTCAGTTGGAACAACAAGCAGGCACCGGGCTTCACCTCCGCCTGGGGCAACGGCGCCGTGCACCGGGCCGACCTGCTGGACACCCGGGTGAAGGCGCTCGCCCAGCGCGGCGGCGTCACCCGGACCGACCTGGTCCAGGCGATGGAGGACGCCGCCAACGTCGACCTGCGGGCCGAACGGGTGCTGCCCGAGCTGCTCGCGGTGCTCGACTCCGCGCCGGTCGCCGACCCGGCCGCGGCCGCCGCGATCGCCAAGCTGCGGGCCTGGGCGGCGGGCGGCTCGCACCGGCGCGAGGCGAGCAAGGGCGCGGGCGCGTACACCGACGCGGAGGCGATCCGGATCCTGGACGCCTGGTGGCCGCTGCTGGTCGAGGGCGAGTTCCGGCCCGGCCTGGGCGACGCAGCGTGGGGCGCGCTGACCGCCGTCGCGCCGATCAACGAGACGCCCTCCGGCGGGCAGTTGGGCGCGACGTCCGGCGGCGACGACATCGCGGCCGGCCAGGCGCACAAGGGCTCGGCGTTCCAGCACGGCTGGTGGTCGTACGTCGACAAGGACCTGCGGACGGTGCTCGGCCGGCCCGTCACCGGCCCGCTGGACCGCGCCTACTGCGGCGGCGGCGCCCCGGCCGCCTGCCGGCAGCTGCTGCTGACCACCCTCGGCCAGGCCGTGGCCACCCCCGCCACCACCACCTACCCGGCGGACAAGTACTGCGCGGCGGGCGACCAGCTGTGCGCCGACTCGATCGTGCACCGGGCGATGGGCGGCATCACCGTGCCGCGGATCGCCTGGCAGAACCGGCCCACCTACCAGCAGGTGGTGGAGTTCCCGGCCCGCCGCACCGACGACCTGACCAACCTGGCCCGGGGCGCCACCGCCACCGCCTCCGACTACCAGGACGCCGTGGTGGTCGCCTACCCGCCCAAGCAGGCCGTCGACGGCGACCCGGGCACCCGCTGGGCGTCCAAGACGGTGGCCACCGCCTGGCTGAACGTCGACCTCGGCAGCGTCCGCAAGGTCGGCCGGGTCGTCCTCGACTGGTCCGACCAGTACGCCACCGCCTACCGGATCGACCTCTCCACCGACGGCACCACCTGGCGCACCGCCTACTCCACCACCACCGACCGGGGCGGCCTGGAGAACCGCGCCTTCCCGCCCACCGACGCCCGGCACGTCCGGATCGTGCTGCTCGCCCGGGGCACCGACAACCGCTACTCGCTCGACGAGGTCGGCGTCTACGCCAAGTGACCCGTTCGCCCGGCCCGTTCAGCGGGCCGGGCGGACCATCACCAGCAGGCGCG is part of the Kitasatospora setae KM-6054 genome and harbors:
- a CDS encoding EamA family transporter, producing the protein MEAILRWGALTALAPVAWGANYYVTHHYLPADAPLWGAALRALPAGLLLLAAARRRPRGAWWWRSTVLGALNTAAFFVLVYLASQRLPAGTAATVMALSPLALMLSAWPLTGERPRPAQLAAGAVGVTGAALLLAAPTGPPSPAGLLAALGALLVSAVGHALTKRWTPPDGGPGVLAPTAWQLTIGGLLLLPVAVLAEGPPPALTGAALPAFAYTSLIATALAFLAWFAGLRRLPAATVGLIGLLNPATGALLGTTLDHEPLGPAQFTGMALIAAGLLLGRPRAAPGVSTTAGTAGTAAGATEGARDGNRLPGQRRPGAR
- a CDS encoding CBM35 domain-containing protein; the encoded protein is MRPARPARTARSGRPARTTLLAALSTAAVLAPLTVAVPTADASAALPKLTNAGFEQGSAAWHFTDGTGVATNNPHSGSKLVYLDDGTGKKVWQTVSARKGGSYDVSAWIATGWTGGRFTVRVNGAVAGGVDLPYRAAYARYTVPRIAAKAGDRIEIAFESGDGWINADDVSLALSGPAVTDPGFEQGGGGWQFTDGTGVATNNPHSGSKLVYLDDGAGPKVSQTLTANGPGTYSFSAWIATGGPGGTFTVRVNGTAAGTVALPAAPKYARYTVPRVALKAGDRVEIAFASAAGAGWVNVDDVMVSPLPATRPKVASSDPKIAELFAWAADKAGSWAQLPGATGPVNADERQTGGTGSTTYEASYWAGYAHRSAFYGRDTAHQVDGAAVLGLDAENRDMLGAFAATATEEHAYYPVWALNFDDRTNLSIDYRSPSVFVREVPSTFELVEKADKAYRWSGDASYVNDPALWAYYQHATNEFIALHDSAKPNGVAEGTGKGIFSGAASYDESGDDRFAEAGDSIGSQYQALLAVADLAAGRGDSALAARYRQRAADLKTYFNTTWSGTGTGADMVRGYSTSGTPITGWGRENSWFMPLKKIVDAGPRNDAYLDYIDEQSQGDERPSNIEAYTYLPDTFFAYNRNDTAWKWMQYVYDRRDERHIVTKQGPNGDYPEVSFTLLSQTVQGLLGVDPDAPAHTLATASHLPTGTDWLGIDDLAVGRNTFALRHDGATASTLTNKTGADTYTWEARIPGTHATLTVDGTPRPAATKTVDGTVYSYVTVPVAPGATATVRAS
- a CDS encoding MarR family winged helix-turn-helix transcriptional regulator, with amino-acid sequence MEQPLDHVARIQAAWRRERPDLDVAPQGVIGRLHRVATLLTHQLTAVYARYDLGEGEFDVLAALRRAGAPYERAPGELAAHTMVTTGAVSKRIDRLERAGLVARRPAADDRRGRVVALTEAGRDLFDRAFTDHIRNEHDLLAPLTPAEAAQLEALLTGWLARLEPPGEPAR
- a CDS encoding penicillin acylase family protein, producing MPAAPVPRRLRSATLAVLASAALLLGALTAQPAAGAAAGPVPAAGDPCLGQCQDILTAGENGHATLAGILLHQSVGTRPAHSADQVDAYDALLHDYSGLTPDQLSAYFDDASFGVPAGQVESTATPRPGVTITRDKATGTPHVKGVTRSDTEFGAGYAAGQDRLWLIDVLRHVGRGQLSSFAGGAAGNRALEQSLWAVAPYTEADLQQQLDRVRASGPRGAQAWQDVQDYVAGLNAFAAADVAANNYPGEYVLTGHGSTIAPFTATDVAAISSVIGAIFGGGGGGEVGNALARIALRQQYGAEAGDRAYAAWRAGDDPEATATVHDGTSFPYAASPANPVGTALPDPGSVAAVPHTANGTGTGAAVASTAQSAEGVLPADLITAKKGMSNALLVSGAHTASGHPIAVYGPQTGYYAPQILMVQELDGPGLRSRGASFPGLSFYVEIGRGLDYSWSATSANQDITDTFAVDLCEPGGGTPSTSSTGYLLDGACTPFERLTQHNAWQPSTADSTAAGSYDLVALRSAYGLVTHTGTVGGRPVAYTALRSTYRHEVDSVIGFQQFNDPAAITSAAAFQRAAQDIGYTFNWFYADADHTAYYNSGTEPLRAPGTDPDLPILARSGYTWQGWDRAANTSAVEPPARHAQSTDQDYYVSWNNKQAPGFTSAWGNGAVHRADLLDTRVKALAQRGGVTRTDLVQAMEDAANVDLRAERVLPELLAVLDSAPVADPAAAAAIAKLRAWAAGGSHRREASKGAGAYTDAEAIRILDAWWPLLVEGEFRPGLGDAAWGALTAVAPINETPSGGQLGATSGGDDIAAGQAHKGSAFQHGWWSYVDKDLRTVLGRPVTGPLDRAYCGGGAPAACRQLLLTTLGQAVATPATTTYPADKYCAAGDQLCADSIVHRAMGGITVPRIAWQNRPTYQQVVEFPARRTDDLTNLARGATATASDYQDAVVVAYPPKQAVDGDPGTRWASKTVATAWLNVDLGSVRKVGRVVLDWSDQYATAYRIDLSTDGTTWRTAYSTTTDRGGLENRAFPPTDARHVRIVLLARGTDNRYSLDEVGVYAK